In the Acipenser ruthenus unplaced genomic scaffold, fAciRut3.2 maternal haplotype, whole genome shotgun sequence genome, AATAGCATTTTTTTACAGCTTAAATGCCTGGGGAGATTACGTAATGCTTGACCAGTCAAATGTAACCAGAGGTCAGAGTTTACTTCATTACGGAATCTCCACATATCTTCTGTTTTGTGGTATCTAAGCAATAAGATGAGTAATTATACATAGAAAGCTGGGTTCAAGATCAAAATCACTTGGTTTTAGGTGATGTTTAACACCtttgtttaaacacttttttagTGCAACTCAACAGAACCCTCAATTTGAATTTATTCAAGTCACTGACCTTCCTACTGGACAAAATGTAGTTCTATACAGTAACTAAGACCAACTCTCCAACTATTATGTAAATCACGTTTATCTATCAGGGAAAACATCAGATCAGAAAGGTTAAGTGGATCTGAGGGTTCAGACATTTTTTAATGCAGGTACCTAATGATGAATCATATCTGTAATTAATTCTATGAGTCTGTTGCTAGGGTTCTTGGGCAAGAAGCCCACATGGTAATTTCTATTTTCAGAAGTGCaaagtatatatctatatctataatgtaatttattttctttttgatagaTGGTTTGGCTGCCTTCAGAGCTTTCTTGAAGTCTGAGTTTAGTGAGGAAAACATTGAGTTCTGGCTTGCCTGTGAGGACTACAAGAATACCAAGTCATCTGCAAAGCTGTCATCCAAGGCAAAGAACATTTATGAAGAATATTTTGAAAATGATGCACCAAAAGAGGTTAGTTAAACAATAATACCTTATTAATAATATCCAGACAAATAATGCCAaacatttttgctttgaaaaagtACCGACGTAGATCTGTTTGTTAACATGtacatatgtgtatgtgtgtgtgtgtgtgtgtgtctatatatatatatatatatatatatatatatatatatatatatatatatatatatatatatatataaaattatgatACAATTATGTTGAGAGTAGGCATGGTTACATATGTTCTAGTATTAAATATCTATCTCTTCTGTCTGTTTTATAGGTCAATATTGATCACGAAACAAGAAAGATTACGAAGAATAACCTTCTACACCCCTCACTTTCATGCTTCGACCTAGCACAGAATAAAATCTATACTCTCATGGAGAAAGACTCTTACTCGAGATTTCTAAAATCATCTACCTACCAGGAGCTGACAAAGAAGCCCATGTGTAGCTGCATCCAGCAACAGAACTCCAGCCAGAATTCCCACACATGAACACATCCAATGATATAACAACTGGGAAACAACAGGATTGCAGGAAAAGAGCTTCGTCGATACAGTGTGGAGGCAAGCATGAAGAAGTCACATGGACAAGAGCTCCAAAAGAGCTAGGTTAGATACAACCATATCTATCAGACGCCCGCCCAGCCTTCAGGCCAGATAAACTTGTTTTATAGAATAAAGTTTATGAGTGGAACTGTGGGAGATGACGCAGAGAAAGTAACTTTCTAAAGTAGTCACTTTTTTGCTCTAGACATTTTATTGTACTATATTGAGCTACTTTGACTATGTAATGCAAATGTCATAGGAAATTTGACATTTGACATAATTTGACATAAGTACTGTGACActtactaaaaatgttttaacCACACCCTATTGCTGGTGTAAGAATATATTTTAAGCAACTATTTAATTTTAAGCTCTAACTTATAATTTATACTATTTAAAATGCTGTCTAAGGTGTCCTGTGAAACTAAAATGCAATTCTGACgaactttatttaaatgaaacaaaaggcatttcaataaaaatatatattctatacTGTACCTATATGGATTCTATTTTTTTATGCATCATACATACATACCATATActgttcctatatatatatatatatatatatatatatatatatatatatatatatatatatatatatatagtatatatatagtgtgtgtgtgtgt is a window encoding:
- the LOC131734215 gene encoding regulator of G-protein signaling 16-like gives rise to the protein FLIDGLAAFRAFLKSEFSEENIEFWLACEDYKNTKSSAKLSSKAKNIYEEYFENDAPKEVNIDHETRKITKNNLLHPSLSCFDLAQNKIYTLMEKDSYSRFLKSSTYQELTKKPMCSCIQQQNSSQNSHT